One Phaseolus vulgaris cultivar G19833 chromosome 11, P. vulgaris v2.0, whole genome shotgun sequence genomic window carries:
- the LOC137830109 gene encoding carboxylesterase 15-like translates to MVQQKNLVDEVSGWLRLYDDGSVDRTWTGPPEVKFMAEPVPPHHEFIDGVAVRDTVTNNNLRARLYLPEKVSNEEKLPILLHFHGGGFCISEPDWFMYYQFYSRLARLARVIVVSSFLRRAPEHRLPAAIDDGFSALLWLQSVAGREAEEAWLEKHGDFGRVFLIGDSSGANTVHEVAARAGKTQLKLVNVAGGIPIHPGFMRSTRSRSELEKPQSPFLTLDMVDKFMSLALPLGSTKDHPITCPMGDGAPPLGGLKLAPFLVCLAEMDLMFDTQMEYYEAMRKAKKDVELFVNKGVSHSFYLNKIGVDMDPTSGAQRDALIARIKQFIEHH, encoded by the coding sequence ATGGTCCAACAGAAGAACCTCGTCGATGAAGTCTCGGGTTGGCTCAGACTCTACGACGACGGTTCGGTAGATCGAACATGGACCGGTCCGCCGGAGGTCAAATTCATGGCCGAACCGGTTCCTCCCCACCACGAATTCATCGACGGAGTTGCTGTTCGAGATACTGTCACGAACAACAATCTCCGTGCACGACTTTACTTGCCGGAGAAAGTCTCTAACGAGGAGAAGCTTCCCATTTTGCTTCACTTTCACGGCGGCGGGTTTTGCATCAGTGAACCGGATTGGTTCATGTACTATCAGTTTTACTCGCGACTTGCTCGGTTGGCTCGAGTCATCGTCGTGTCTTCTTTCCTCCGTCGCGCTCCAGAACATCGTCTTCCTGCTGCAATTGACGACGGCTTTTCTGCTCTTCTCTGGCTCCAGAGTGTAGCCGGAAGAGAAGCAGAAGAGGCGTGGCTTGAAAAACACGGTGATTTTGGTCGGGTTTTTCTGATCGGAGATAGCTCCGGTGCAAATACTGTGCATGAAGTGGCTGCTCGAGCTGGGAAGACTCAACTGAAGCTGGTGAATGTGGCTGGAGGAATCCCGATTCATCCGGGGTTCATGAGGTCGACACGGAGCAGGTCGGAGTTGGAGAAACCGCAATCTCCATTTTTGACATTGGACATGGTGGACAAGTTCATGAGCTTGGCATTGCCGTTGGGTTCTACGAAGGACCACCCCATTACGTGCCCCATGGGCGACGGCGCTCCGCCGCTTGGGGGGCTGAAACTGGCGCCGTTTCTGGTGTGCCTGGCGGAGATGGACTTGATGTTTGACACGCAGATGGAGTACTATGAAGCGATGCGGAAGGCGAAGAAGGATGTGGAGTTGTTTGTTAACAAAGGAGTGAGTCATAGTTTCTATCTCAACAAAATTGGTGTGGATATGGACCCAACTAGTGGTGCTCAAAGGGATGCTCTTATTGCTAGGATCAAACAGTTCATTGAGCACCACTAA